The Cydia amplana chromosome 9, ilCydAmpl1.1, whole genome shotgun sequence genome includes a region encoding these proteins:
- the LOC134650841 gene encoding C-type mannose receptor 2-like: protein MNVFNSLCVFLLFYGVVVDGKFRNDYKFYEAAGGWFKLHEVPASWNNAWYKCFREGAVLASPENENLFSTMKTLVAEHTKSCGVYTGIHATFSKGDYYSIEGTPLSKIPVFWAPDEPDNFQNGEDCIVMLLNGTVADVQCTDVYPFLCFKKKTKNMFTSGCGTVDTGYTFDPRTGSCYKFHRLPQTWHRAFAACSGEGGHLAIINSDLEAQVIKELYGKNPDSTMPGNFVKHSSHIGHCDWGERGLWLTIHGQTLKEAGYDKWSNGEPANSTQASTGQYCGAVHRPGTLNDVWCNMPTPFICEKAPDSLVDDE, encoded by the exons ATGAAcgtttttaatagtttatgtgtcTTTCTGTTGTTCTATGGAGTCG TTGTAGATGGAAAATTTCGTAATGACTACAAGTTTTACGAGGCGGCAGGAGGTTGGTTCAAGCTACATGAGGTGCCGGCTTCATGGAACAATGCGTGGTATAAATGTTTTAGAGAAG GTGCTGTCCTTGCGTCCCCAGAAAATGAAAATCTATTTTCCACTATGAAGACTCTAGTGGCTGAGCACACCAAATCGTGCGGCGTATATACGGGGATCCACGCCACATTTTCTAAGGGGGACTATTACTCTATCGAAG GTACCCCGCTCTCGAAGATCCCCGTATTCTGGGCCCCGGATGAACCGgacaattttcaaaatggcgaagaCTGCATCGTCATGTTGCTGAATGGAACAGTAGCGGACGTACAGTGTACAGACGTGTACCCTTTCCTCTGCTTTAAAAAGAAGACTAAAAACATGTTTACGAGCGGATGCGGCACGGTTGATACAG GGTACACCTTTGACCCACGGACCGGTAGTTGTTACAAGTTCCACCGGCTGCCGCAGACTTGGCACCGTGCCTTCGCCGCATGTTCAGGCGAGGGTGGTCACTTGGCTATCATCAACAGTGACCTGGAAGCCCAG GTCATCAAGGAGCTGTACGGAAAGAACCCTGACTCCACTATGCCGGGAAACTTTGTGAAGCATTCTTCTCATATTGGCCACTGCGACTGGGGCGAGCGAGGACTATGGCTTACTATTCATG GACAAACGCTAAAAGAGGCAGGCTACGACAAGTGGTCCAACGGGGAGCCGGCAAATTCTACGCAAGCCTCTACAGGACAATACTGCGGCGCCGTGCACCGACCCGGCACTCTCAACGACGTGTGGTGCAACATGCCCACTCCCTTCATCTGTGAGAAAGCGCCAGACAGCTTGGTTGATGACGAATAG
- the LOC134650842 gene encoding uncharacterized protein LOC134650842, whose product MEISVYDIHHVVAKFLNLREHVYIVSDWLVFFCSFLCCQCGNYMGEGMPTDRLSEASSFAYKKTLRKLEIDTARSCEELFQTTSLKINFDQPVEPCNTSDDIPCSKLCTVEERRELDGKISPDNSGEPIVTKLTDSPNTDKYITPVASSSRTDDYPIVHSHRRLSDQHKEVAEVTN is encoded by the exons ATGGAGATAAGTGTTTACGATATCCACCATGTCGTCGCGAAGTTTTTGAACCTTCGGGAGCATGTATATATCGTCTCTGATTGGCTAGTGTTCTTTTGTAGCTTCTTGTGTTGCCAATGTGGTAATTATATGGGTGAAGGTATGCCCACTGATAGGCTAAGCGAGGCGTCGAGCTTCGCGTACAAG AAAACTCTACGAAAATTGGAAATAGATACTGCAAGGTCGTGTGAGGAACTGTTCCAGACTACATCCTTGAAGATAAACTTTGACCAGCCTGTAGAACCATGCAACACGAGTGATGACATACCGTGCTCTAAACTATGTACTGTCGAAGAACGAAGGGAACTGGATGGGAAGATTTCTCCg GACAACAGTGGCGAACCAATAGTTACAAAGTTAACCGACAGTCCCAACACGGATAAATACATTACTCCGGTAGCCAGCAGCAGTAGAACAGACGATTATCCAATAGTACACAGCCATAGAAGATTATCAGACCAAC ATAAAGAGGTCGCAGAAGTTAccaattaa